The Cicer arietinum cultivar CDC Frontier isolate Library 1 chromosome 1, Cicar.CDCFrontier_v2.0, whole genome shotgun sequence genome contains the following window.
cacataagcgcgagcttctgTCCTTTTTCTTAACTAACAATACcagagctccccatggtgacacacttggtctgataaatcctttctccaacaaatcttcaatttggcccttgagctcatttaattccaatggcaaCATTCAATACGGCATAATTGAAATAGGTCTGGTTCTTGGGTGTAGATCAATGAAGAACTCCACCTCTCTTACTGGTGGTAATCCTGAAATTTATATTGGAAATACATTTGGGTACTCCTTGATAAGCACCACGTCTTCTATgctcacatttatctttgcctccacgtTAGCTAatgacaaaaactcatgagttcctTTTCTCAATGACACTCCGAGCTTGTTAGCAGCTAGATACTTAACGACTCTTGGCttggggaaaagaaccaattaaGATAATATAATGATaggacatccaatccataccgagaatgacctcgagtgattgtaggggtaaacaaatcaaattaatcaagaaatccctattctagATAGTTACTTGACAACGTAAACATGCAATATTTAcagtcaaagtcttagcaggtgtggaaacaaccaaatcaaaaggcagAGAAGACATATTTAACTTCTAACGATttacacagtccatagcaatgaaggaatgggttgccaccgaatcaaaaagtgcagttagagtgttacatGCAATCTCGCAGTCTCGTTGGATCAAAATGCTAGCTAAGATTTCCAGCTTCAACACCCATGCAATAAATGTGTCCTTTAGCAGTAaaacgagtagccctagttgcATTTACTATTGGTTCCACCTTCTAAGCCTTGCAATTCCTTGCAAAGTTCCTTGGCTTctggcaattgtagcaagtgAGACTCTTAGAGGTACAAacattagcataatgtcccgcttccccacatcggaaacatcgaatcacttgtcccaattgtctCCCAAAATTTTGGTTCCTCGGGTGGTTCTAATCTCTGTTGTTGTTTTGTGGTCGGTTATAGGGCTTAACAacttttttcctttgttgttacGATGGTTCACCCGATTAGGCCCCCTAGAACTAAAGTTCCCTCCTCGGTTGGCCCTCTTATACTTCATGTCCTCaatttctctatatttttctactaaaacttggaaacgttgaattcccaatggcaggacaaagtcttgaatctcatacttcagtccaTTTTGGAAACGGTGACACATAAATTGTTCATCAACCTCTTCACAAAAAAACCTAAAATGCCTTGACAATGACTCAAACTTAGCAACATACTCACCCACTATCATATTCCCCTGGTACAATTTAAGAAAATCAGCGCTcagcttagtcctggtactcatcaggaagtatttgtctaaaaacttccttttgaacgaCTCCCAATTCACCTCCTCATGAGCTGATCCCATCAGAAGCCTTGTACTTCTCCACCaatattcagcatcccctagtagTAGATACGtagcatagttgaccttcacccATGCCTGACAATTAATCATTTCagagatcttttccacttcctGAATCCAATGGTCGACTTTTTCTAGACTCTCATCACCCCTGAACTTTGGTGGATTGTGACGacgaaaatcttccaatcccTTTGACTCAGCAGCACAAATCTCTCtttccctcttctccagatTCCGTAGAGTCTTTGCACCTGTTTGTACAACAACAAAAGCAATCATATTATTCATtgcttcaaccatttgatcatccatGTTGACTTTGACTCTTGCAACGTTGTTCCTTCTTGGAGACATTGTTTcctacaaaaccaacatcaagaagaaatcttaaCACCACTTTGAATAATTCCAAAAGATAACTTTCGACTACATCATCACATTACAACTACACAAGACCTGACAACTCAAACAACTTACCCCGACGCATGATTAGATAACGACTCTCAATTTTTGGATTCTTTGATCCCTTTGGTAATGTGGCTTTTGTTTATTGTTGACACAATGTGGTTATGGATATCCAAGCAACAATTCCATCTACGCAACAGAAGCCACCAAAGGGTCCTATGATGAAAGGAGTGATTGTTGCATATCTAGTCGTTGCTTTGTGCTACTTTCCGGTTGCTCTCATTGGTTATTGGATGTTTGGCAAAAGTGTTGATGACAACATCCTCATCACTTTGGAGAAACCAACATGGCTTATTGCAATGAGAAACATGTTTGTTGTTATCCATGTTATTGGAAGTTATCAAATATATGCAATGACAATGTTTGACATGATTAAAACTCTCTTGGTGAAATTGCTAAATGTCGAGCCTACAAAAATACTTCGTTTTATTATACGAAATGCGTATGCGGCGGGTAAGTAAAATTTTTCCtattattcaaatcaaaataatatgttatataacttttagttgatttctttttgaagctCTAATATGCACTTAATTACATATAATTTCAGCTTTCACAATGTTCATTGCAATTACCTTCCACTTTTTCGGTGGTCTACTAGGATTTTTTTTTGGAGGATTTGCTTTCTCTCCAACAACATACTTTGTAAGCTaacattaactatttttttttttatctaatatgatataatataactATTTCGATCAATTAGttattcatttttttccttAAATTTTCAGCTACCATGTGTCATGTGGCTTTTAATATAC
Protein-coding sequences here:
- the LOC101491291 gene encoding lysine histidine transporter 1-like; the protein is MFGKSVDDNILITLEKPTWLIAMRNMFVVIHVIGSYQIYAMTMFDMIKTLLVKLLNVEPTKILRFIIRNAYAAAFTMFIAITFHFFGGLLGFFFGGFAFSPTTYFLPCVMWLLIYKPKRFSLSLWWNYICIVFGVFLMVFAPIEGL